In the Populus trichocarpa isolate Nisqually-1 chromosome 1, P.trichocarpa_v4.1, whole genome shotgun sequence genome, one interval contains:
- the LOC7480351 gene encoding uncharacterized protein LOC7480351 — protein MWFRGGLGGGGGGGGSNIGSIVKNQIVRHFSRARAVDVKRINPKVPFSEAASIAQSLYQVIKEHGPLTVSNTWNQAKEANISGLNSKTHMKIMLKWMRGRKMLKLFCNPNSKKFLHCSLPEEPRTEQSNSAPELNLQTKRKPSKKKTSIKRKKQHK, from the exons ATGTGGTTTCGTGGAGGActaggtggtggtggtggtggtggtggtagtaatattgggtcaattgtaaaaaatcaaatagtgaGGCATTTCTCAAGAGCAAGAGCAGTGGATGTGAAGAGGATAAACCCTAAGGTTCCATTTTCTGAAGCTGCTTCTATTGCTCAGTCTCTTTATCAAGTCATCAAAGAACATGGTCCTCTCACTGTTTCCAATACCTGGAATCAAGCCAAG GAAGCAAATATTAGTGGATTAAATAGCAAAACACACATGAAGATAATGCTTAAATGGATGAGGGGGAGGAAGATGCTGAAGCTGTTCTGCAACCCTAACAGCAAGAAGTTTCTGCACTGCAGTTTACCAGAAGAACCACGAACTGAACAATCAAATAGTGCACCAGAACTGAATCTGCAGACCAAGAGGAAGCCTTCCAAGAAGAAGACTTCAATAAAGAGGAAAAAGCAACACAAGTAG